In a single window of the Coleofasciculus sp. FACHB-T130 genome:
- the hpsE gene encoding hormogonium polysaccharide biosynthesis glycosyltransferase HpsE encodes MSVDFTVAIPTYNGEDRLPDVLERLRSQIHTEQIVWEVLVVDNNSSDNTAKVVREYQANWPFAYPLRYCFEPQQGLAFSRQRAVQEARGKLIGFLDDDNLPTSTWVAAAYTFGQNHPKVGGYGSRIYGDLQGTPPKNFEEIACLLAIADRGTNALCYEPHKKVLPPGAGLVVRRQVWLESVPKNFILHGRIGDNMLAGEDLEALLHIQQAGWEIWYNPEMCIYHRIPHWRLEKDYLIKLCRGIGLSRHRTRMLSFKPWQRPAVFFMYMVNDLRKILFHLIKYRFSLKDDIVAACQMELFTNSLISPFYIWKTRLRTYNIKID; translated from the coding sequence ATGTCTGTTGATTTTACTGTAGCCATTCCGACTTATAACGGGGAAGACCGTTTACCTGATGTCTTAGAGCGACTGCGATCGCAAATTCATACCGAGCAAATTGTCTGGGAAGTTTTAGTTGTTGATAATAACAGCTCAGACAATACCGCCAAAGTTGTTCGAGAATACCAAGCAAACTGGCCTTTCGCCTATCCTTTAAGATATTGTTTTGAACCCCAACAAGGACTTGCCTTTTCCCGTCAACGTGCAGTCCAAGAAGCCAGAGGTAAGTTGATTGGATTTCTTGATGACGATAATTTACCAACATCTACGTGGGTTGCAGCAGCATACACATTTGGGCAAAATCATCCGAAAGTTGGCGGTTATGGGAGCCGCATTTATGGTGACTTGCAAGGGACTCCTCCCAAAAATTTTGAAGAAATCGCTTGTCTGCTCGCTATTGCAGACAGGGGAACAAATGCTCTATGCTACGAACCCCACAAAAAGGTTCTACCACCTGGAGCTGGATTAGTTGTGCGTCGCCAAGTCTGGCTGGAAAGCGTGCCAAAAAATTTTATTCTTCACGGGCGAATTGGCGACAATATGCTGGCAGGAGAAGATTTAGAAGCGCTATTACATATTCAACAAGCTGGATGGGAAATTTGGTACAACCCTGAAATGTGTATTTACCATCGAATTCCCCACTGGCGCTTAGAGAAAGACTATTTAATCAAATTATGTCGCGGCATTGGTTTGAGCCGCCATCGGACTCGGATGCTAAGTTTCAAACCTTGGCAGCGACCCGCCGTTTTTTTTATGTATATGGTTAACGATTTACGTAAAATATTATTTCATCTCATCAAGTATAGATTTTCCTTGAAAGATGATATTGTAGCTGCTTGCCAAATGGAGCTTTTTACTAATAGCCTGATTAGCCCTTTTTATATTTGGAAAACCCGACTACGTACTTATAACATAAAAATTGATTAA
- a CDS encoding LCP family protein has product MSARKIPEKRPWGQTSNQPIKKRPVQKRNQVNWLWLGLGLTGVAMLSATAGALLAVSFSSTPLLQSQLSPEEAAVFDGDRISRTSMRLPELTRPVNILVMGIKVISSDLDNPPPETKNLGYHALVNSFEGLSDTMLLLRFDPEAQKIAALSIPRDTRTFVEGVGVTKINAANLEGGPALSAKATSELLSGVGIDRYIRINVQGVEKLVDALGGVTVYVPRDMKYRDDSQHLYINLKAGKQHLNGNQVLQLLRFRYDKYGDIGRIQRQQMVMRALMEQALNPTTLARMPKILSVIQSHIDTNLTVEELLALVGYGVKTDRSQVQMLMVPGDFSGSGHHEVSYWVPNRRRIQTMMAQHFDQGLDGGEATDPAYIRVAIQDSTGDMKAVQSLINTLRNAGYRNVYVDDPWPEPLRVTHVVAQQGDGNSAKAIYRSLGFGEVRVESTGNLVSDVTIQLGQDWLKRSANRDSF; this is encoded by the coding sequence GTGTCAGCCCGAAAAATTCCTGAAAAACGCCCGTGGGGGCAAACATCCAATCAACCCATCAAGAAAAGGCCTGTTCAAAAACGAAACCAGGTGAACTGGCTTTGGCTTGGGTTGGGCTTGACTGGGGTGGCAATGCTGTCAGCAACTGCGGGAGCTTTGTTAGCCGTGTCTTTTTCCAGTACGCCTTTGCTGCAAAGCCAGCTAAGTCCGGAAGAAGCTGCGGTGTTTGATGGCGATCGCATTTCCCGCACCAGTATGCGATTGCCAGAACTGACCCGCCCGGTAAATATCTTAGTCATGGGAATCAAGGTCATCTCCTCCGACCTGGATAACCCTCCTCCTGAAACGAAAAATCTGGGATACCACGCCCTGGTAAACTCCTTCGAGGGTCTATCAGATACCATGCTCTTGCTGCGGTTTGACCCGGAGGCGCAAAAAATCGCGGCTTTATCAATCCCACGGGATACCCGCACCTTTGTGGAGGGCGTCGGCGTTACCAAGATTAATGCAGCGAATCTTGAGGGGGGACCAGCCCTCAGTGCTAAGGCAACCAGCGAACTCCTCAGCGGTGTGGGAATCGATCGCTACATCCGAATAAACGTTCAGGGGGTAGAAAAGCTGGTGGACGCCTTGGGTGGCGTTACCGTCTATGTCCCCAGGGATATGAAATATCGAGATGATAGCCAGCACCTGTACATCAACCTGAAAGCAGGAAAACAACATCTCAATGGTAATCAAGTGCTGCAATTGCTGCGCTTCCGCTATGACAAGTATGGCGACATCGGTCGGATTCAGCGGCAGCAAATGGTAATGCGGGCACTGATGGAGCAAGCACTGAATCCAACCACTTTAGCGAGAATGCCGAAGATTCTTTCGGTTATTCAGTCGCATATTGACACCAACTTGACGGTTGAGGAGTTGTTAGCCCTGGTTGGCTATGGTGTCAAGACCGACCGTTCCCAAGTGCAAATGTTAATGGTACCGGGTGACTTTAGTGGTAGTGGGCATCATGAGGTAAGTTACTGGGTGCCAAATCGCCGCCGCATCCAGACGATGATGGCGCAGCATTTTGACCAGGGATTGGACGGTGGTGAAGCAACTGACCCAGCCTATATCCGGGTAGCGATTCAAGATAGTACAGGTGATATGAAGGCTGTCCAATCTTTAATCAACACGCTAAGGAATGCTGGCTACCGAAACGTCTACGTTGACGACCCGTGGCCCGAACCGTTGCGGGTAACGCACGTAGTGGCTCAACAGGGAGATGGAAATAGTGCCAAAGCCATCTACCGTTCGCTGGGATTCGGGGAAGTGCGTGTTGAAAGTACGGGCAATCTAGTTTCGGATGTGACGATTCAGCTGGGTCAAGACTGGCTTAAGCGGAGTGCTAACCGGGACTCATTTTAA
- a CDS encoding alpha/beta fold hydrolase — protein MTPSSSTTPTAPTAAHIVTKTWTWQGFPICYQTQGTQGPAVVLVHGFGASWGHWRKNIPVLAQNCRVYAIDLIGFGGSAKPTPGGKISYTFETWGQQLADFCREVVGSPVFLVGNSIGCIVAMQAAVAHPDIVLGTALINCSLRLLHDRKRAQLPWYRSFGAPIVQRLLAVKWIGKFFFSQLAKPKVVRKVLLQAYKHPEAVTDELVDMLMAPAFDEGAVDVFVAFTRYSQGPLPEDLLPLLPCPTIILWGTEDPWEPIELGREFANYPKIEKFIPIEGVGHCPQDEAPELVNPILQDWILQMYSDNQVVAENP, from the coding sequence ATGACTCCATCTTCCTCCACCACTCCAACTGCACCTACGGCTGCCCATATCGTCACGAAAACTTGGACTTGGCAAGGTTTTCCCATCTGCTACCAGACTCAGGGAACTCAAGGGCCAGCGGTTGTGCTGGTACATGGATTTGGGGCATCTTGGGGGCACTGGCGCAAAAACATCCCGGTGTTGGCTCAAAATTGCCGCGTCTATGCCATTGACTTAATTGGCTTTGGTGGTTCCGCGAAACCCACGCCAGGGGGCAAGATTTCCTACACCTTTGAAACTTGGGGACAGCAACTCGCTGATTTTTGCCGCGAGGTGGTAGGAAGCCCCGTTTTTTTAGTCGGAAATTCCATTGGCTGTATTGTGGCAATGCAAGCAGCAGTCGCTCACCCAGATATTGTCTTGGGAACTGCCCTCATTAACTGCTCTCTGCGGCTGCTGCACGACCGCAAACGCGCCCAGTTGCCCTGGTATCGCAGCTTTGGGGCACCTATCGTTCAACGACTGCTGGCAGTTAAGTGGATTGGCAAATTCTTCTTTAGCCAACTTGCCAAGCCGAAGGTGGTAAGGAAGGTTCTCCTGCAAGCCTACAAGCATCCGGAAGCGGTGACAGACGAACTGGTGGATATGCTCATGGCACCCGCGTTTGATGAGGGGGCTGTGGACGTTTTTGTAGCCTTTACACGCTATTCTCAAGGGCCGCTGCCGGAAGACCTGCTGCCCCTTTTGCCCTGCCCGACCATCATTCTCTGGGGAACGGAAGATCCTTGGGAACCGATAGAACTGGGGCGAGAGTTTGCCAATTACCCCAAAATTGAGAAGTTTATTCCCATCGAAGGTGTCGGGCATTGTCCCCAGGATGAAGCGCCTGAATTAGTTAACCCAATTTTGCAGGATTGGATATTGCAGATGTACTCGGACAATCAAGTTGTAGCTGAAAATCCTTAG
- the rpe gene encoding ribulose-phosphate 3-epimerase produces the protein MTQTPSQKPIVIAPSILSADFSRLGEEIQAVDAAGADWIHVDVMDGRFVPNITIGPLIVEAIRPVTQKPLDVHLMIVEPEKYVADFAKAGADHIYVHAEHNASPHLHRTLGQIKELGKKAGVVLNPSTPLDLIEYVLEICDLVLIMSVNPGFGGQSFIPEMVPKIRKLRQMCDERGLDPWIEVDGGLKVDNTWQVLEAGANAIVAGSAVFKAKDYAQAIEGIRNSKRPSPELAAV, from the coding sequence ATGACCCAAACGCCATCCCAGAAGCCGATTGTTATCGCTCCATCAATCCTATCAGCTGACTTCAGTCGATTGGGAGAGGAAATTCAGGCGGTAGATGCCGCCGGTGCAGATTGGATTCACGTTGATGTGATGGATGGTCGCTTTGTTCCGAATATTACAATTGGTCCGCTGATTGTAGAAGCGATTCGCCCAGTTACCCAAAAGCCGTTGGATGTCCACTTGATGATTGTGGAACCAGAAAAGTATGTGGCAGATTTTGCGAAGGCGGGGGCAGATCATATCTACGTTCATGCAGAACACAACGCTTCACCGCATCTGCACCGGACTTTAGGACAAATCAAGGAACTGGGTAAAAAGGCGGGTGTCGTTCTCAATCCTTCTACTCCTTTGGATTTGATTGAGTATGTGCTGGAGATTTGCGATCTGGTATTAATTATGAGCGTTAACCCCGGTTTCGGCGGTCAAAGTTTTATCCCAGAGATGGTGCCGAAAATCCGGAAGTTGCGTCAAATGTGCGATGAACGTGGTTTAGATCCCTGGATTGAAGTGGATGGCGGACTCAAAGTAGATAATACCTGGCAGGTTTTGGAAGCAGGAGCGAATGCAATTGTTGCTGGTTCTGCTGTGTTTAAGGCGAAGGATTATGCACAGGCAATTGAAGGGATTCGCAATAGTAAGCGTCCTTCACCAGAATTAGCTGCGGTGTAA
- a CDS encoding S8 family serine peptidase, whose amino-acid sequence MFKKLTWLVWGLGITALTAPSSLANETSSLGEAGIDAQRLHAAPYNLLGRKIAIGQVEIGRPGQFGLDKAVSRNRAFSLIRVFYRDAPAKADSNVDGHAAMVASVMISSDKGLPGVAPQARLYASAVGAPQKTGQPEECLSTQYVAMQNGGDVRAINFSFGESLERDSRPNPILDGNALLTQCIDWSARVHDSLYVVAGNQGTGGIPIPTDNYNGVNVAYTTRREGIFTKVDFANLSAAPIGIAKRLLDREINVGPRRSISLVAPGSQIEVLDIKGKETRVTGTSFAAPHVTASVALLQEYSDRQLRTQQPNWTPDARRHEVMKAVLLNSAEKIKDTGDGLRQAMSRTILTKDNRDWLASDAYKDRKIPLDFQMGTGQMNTFRAYQQFSPGQWNSEKPVPLVGWDYRTVKESAFQDYVLNQPLQQGSFASITLAWDRRVELQDQNNNKQFDVGESFSDRGLNNLDIYLMRAEDNDISKSIWSSESDVDSVEHIFQEIPATGRYKIRVQYRQKFNENTQAYALAWWTVPAKELLKGKN is encoded by the coding sequence ATTTTTAAAAAACTAACATGGCTTGTTTGGGGGCTGGGAATTACCGCGTTAACCGCTCCTTCCTCTCTGGCTAACGAAACCTCATCACTAGGAGAAGCAGGCATTGATGCCCAAAGGCTACACGCTGCTCCTTATAACTTATTGGGTCGTAAGATTGCTATCGGTCAAGTGGAGATTGGAAGACCGGGACAATTTGGTTTGGATAAAGCGGTTTCCCGGAATCGAGCTTTCTCCTTGATCCGAGTCTTTTATCGAGATGCCCCAGCCAAAGCAGATAGTAATGTTGATGGGCACGCAGCAATGGTAGCAAGCGTGATGATTAGCTCGGATAAAGGTTTACCAGGCGTGGCACCGCAGGCACGACTTTATGCTTCAGCGGTTGGCGCACCGCAAAAAACAGGTCAACCGGAAGAGTGCTTATCCACGCAGTATGTGGCAATGCAAAATGGGGGCGATGTTCGGGCAATTAACTTTAGTTTTGGAGAGTCTCTGGAGCGAGATTCTCGACCGAACCCGATTCTGGATGGCAACGCTCTACTAACCCAGTGTATTGACTGGTCTGCTCGCGTCCACGACTCGCTTTATGTAGTAGCGGGGAATCAAGGGACTGGCGGGATTCCGATTCCCACCGATAACTATAATGGCGTCAATGTTGCTTACACAACGCGCCGCGAGGGAATTTTTACGAAAGTAGATTTTGCCAACTTGAGCGCTGCGCCTATCGGGATTGCGAAGCGTCTGCTTGACCGGGAAATTAATGTTGGCCCCCGTCGCTCGATTAGTTTAGTAGCACCCGGTAGCCAGATCGAGGTATTAGACATTAAGGGTAAGGAAACTCGTGTCACTGGAACGAGTTTTGCGGCTCCCCATGTCACCGCGTCTGTCGCGTTATTACAAGAATATAGCGATCGCCAGCTGCGAACACAACAGCCCAACTGGACTCCAGACGCCCGTCGTCATGAAGTTATGAAAGCTGTGCTGCTGAACTCCGCAGAAAAAATCAAAGACACTGGTGATGGACTGCGCCAAGCGATGAGTCGCACAATTTTGACTAAAGATAACCGCGACTGGTTAGCCTCCGATGCTTACAAAGACCGAAAAATCCCATTAGACTTCCAAATGGGTACCGGACAGATGAATACTTTTCGGGCTTACCAGCAATTTAGTCCCGGTCAGTGGAATTCTGAAAAGCCGGTGCCGTTGGTCGGTTGGGATTACCGCACAGTGAAGGAGTCTGCATTTCAGGATTATGTCTTGAACCAACCATTGCAGCAAGGGAGTTTTGCCTCGATCACGCTCGCCTGGGATAGGCGCGTGGAGTTACAAGATCAAAATAACAACAAGCAGTTTGATGTCGGGGAAAGTTTTAGCGATCGCGGCTTAAACAATCTCGATATCTACCTGATGCGAGCCGAAGATAATGATATCAGCAAGAGTATCTGGTCTTCGGAAAGCGATGTTGATAGTGTAGAACACATTTTTCAGGAAATTCCTGCCACGGGTCGCTACAAAATTCGCGTCCAATATCGTCAGAAATTCAATGAAAATACTCAAGCCTATGCCTTAGCTTGGTGGACGGTACCGGCGAAAGAGCTACTCAAAGGGAAAAATTAA
- a CDS encoding DegT/DnrJ/EryC1/StrS family aminotransferase yields MNNITTAIPFVDLQLQHQPLQTQIEEAVRGTIQRGDFILGQAVADFEAAFASACGVAYGIGVASGTDALALGLEACGIGAGDEVILPTNTFIATLIGVVHAGATPILVDCDPQTALIDFTAAEKAVTAKTKAIVPVHLYGQMVSPRQLLDFASTHNLIVFEDAAQAHLAQREGYRAGSIGKAAAFSFYPSKNLGAIGDGGMVITNDEAVAKKMRSLRNYGCSRKYYHTEPGTNSRLDTLQAAVLNIKLPHLADWNHSRNQAAQQYDALLKPLANSGIFPIQNQSGNGHIYHLYVVRVTEACPLDRQTIQDKLAAVGIQTGIHYPIPCHLQPAFENLGYQAGDFPQAEALALEILSLPMYPGLSDTQVHQVIDTLQTLCVRT; encoded by the coding sequence ATGAACAATATTACGACAGCAATTCCCTTTGTGGATCTTCAACTCCAACACCAGCCTCTTCAAACACAGATAGAGGAGGCAGTGCGGGGTACGATTCAACGGGGAGATTTTATATTAGGTCAGGCTGTAGCTGACTTTGAGGCGGCGTTTGCCAGTGCCTGTGGTGTAGCTTATGGCATTGGAGTCGCTTCGGGAACAGATGCGCTAGCGCTCGGATTAGAAGCCTGTGGTATTGGTGCCGGGGATGAGGTCATTTTACCCACCAATACCTTCATCGCCACTCTGATCGGCGTTGTCCACGCTGGTGCCACACCGATTTTAGTCGATTGCGATCCTCAAACTGCGCTAATTGACTTTACAGCCGCCGAAAAAGCAGTCACAGCCAAAACCAAAGCGATCGTTCCAGTGCATCTGTATGGGCAAATGGTTTCGCCCCGTCAACTTTTGGACTTTGCCAGCACCCACAACCTGATTGTATTTGAAGACGCGGCTCAGGCTCACCTAGCACAGCGAGAAGGTTATCGTGCCGGTTCTATTGGTAAAGCAGCAGCTTTTAGCTTCTATCCCAGTAAAAATTTGGGTGCCATAGGAGATGGAGGCATGGTCATCACCAATGATGAAGCAGTAGCGAAGAAAATGCGATCGCTCCGCAATTACGGGTGTTCCCGTAAGTATTACCACACCGAACCCGGTACCAATAGCCGACTTGATACCCTGCAAGCCGCTGTCCTCAACATCAAACTCCCTCATCTTGCCGACTGGAACCACTCACGTAACCAAGCAGCCCAGCAGTACGACGCCTTATTGAAGCCGCTGGCAAACTCTGGAATTTTCCCCATCCAAAACCAAAGTGGCAACGGTCACATTTATCACCTTTATGTTGTTCGTGTCACTGAAGCTTGTCCCCTCGACCGGCAGACGATTCAAGACAAACTAGCGGCTGTTGGTATTCAAACCGGCATCCACTACCCCATTCCCTGTCATCTTCAACCCGCCTTCGAGAATCTCGGCTATCAAGCCGGAGACTTCCCCCAAGCCGAAGCTCTAGCACTGGAAATTTTATCCTTACCGATGTATCCAGGCTTAAGCGATACCCAAGTCCATCAGGTCATTGATACTTTGCAAACCTTGTGTGTGAGAACCTGA
- the uvrB gene encoding excinuclease ABC subunit UvrB produces the protein MTQFCLQAPFQPTGDQPNAIAQLTKGVKKGDRFQTLLGATGTGKTFSVAAVIENVGRPTLVLAHNKTLAAQLCNELREFFPPNAVEYFVSYYDYYQPEAYIPVTDTYIEKSAAINDEIDMLRHSATRSLFERRDVIVVASISCIYGLGIPSEYLKAAIPLKMGREVNQRELLRDLASVQYSRNDVEMGRGKFRVRGDVLEIGPAYEDRIIRVEFFGDEIDAIRYVDPVTGEILQSMDAVNVYPARHFVTPEDRLEAACNDIEQELKDRLEELEKAGKLLEAQRLDQRTRYDLEMLREVGYCNGVENYSRHLAGRRAGEPPESLIDYFPKDWLLVVDESHVSVPQIRGMYNGDQARKKVLIEHGFRLPSAADNRPLKSEEFWEKVNQCIFVSATPGNWEIEQSEDRIVQQVIRPTGVLDPEIFVRPTEGQIDDLLGEIKDRIDKRERVLVTTLTKRMAEDLTEYLQERGIRVRYLHSEINSIERIEILQELREGNFDVLIGVNLLREGLDLPEVSLVAILDADKEGFLRAERSLIQTIGRAARHVRGQAILYADNLTDSMIKAIDETDRRRGIQMAYNKMHNITPQPIIKKVNNSILAYLDVSRRLNSQQLEEIYEQADDLPLENIPELITQLEAQMKEAAKNLQFEEAAKYRDRIKHLRDKLLGH, from the coding sequence ATGACGCAATTTTGTCTGCAAGCTCCCTTTCAACCGACGGGCGATCAGCCGAATGCGATCGCGCAACTCACGAAAGGCGTAAAAAAAGGCGATCGCTTTCAAACCCTACTGGGAGCGACGGGAACGGGCAAGACATTCTCAGTAGCAGCCGTTATTGAGAATGTCGGCAGACCCACGCTGGTATTGGCGCACAACAAAACGCTCGCTGCTCAATTGTGTAACGAATTGCGGGAGTTCTTTCCCCCAAATGCGGTGGAGTATTTCGTCAGTTACTACGACTACTATCAGCCAGAAGCGTATATTCCCGTCACCGACACATATATCGAGAAAAGTGCTGCAATTAACGACGAAATTGATATGTTGCGACACTCCGCCACGCGATCGCTTTTTGAGCGGCGCGATGTCATTGTCGTGGCTTCCATTAGCTGTATTTATGGTTTGGGAATTCCCTCGGAATATCTCAAAGCCGCGATTCCCCTAAAGATGGGGCGAGAAGTAAATCAACGCGAGTTGCTGCGAGATTTAGCTTCCGTGCAGTATAGCCGCAACGATGTAGAAATGGGGCGAGGAAAGTTCCGAGTTCGGGGCGATGTGCTGGAAATTGGCCCTGCTTACGAAGATCGGATTATTCGCGTAGAATTTTTTGGAGATGAAATTGACGCCATTCGCTACGTTGACCCCGTAACTGGCGAAATTCTTCAGAGTATGGACGCCGTAAATGTGTACCCAGCGCGTCACTTTGTCACCCCAGAAGATCGGCTAGAAGCCGCTTGTAATGACATTGAACAGGAACTTAAAGATCGGCTAGAAGAATTAGAAAAAGCCGGGAAATTACTAGAGGCGCAACGACTCGATCAGCGCACTCGCTACGATTTGGAAATGTTGCGGGAAGTCGGATATTGCAACGGCGTTGAGAACTACTCCCGACATTTAGCAGGACGGCGTGCGGGAGAACCGCCAGAGTCCTTGATTGATTATTTTCCCAAAGATTGGCTGTTGGTGGTGGATGAATCTCACGTCAGCGTCCCCCAAATCCGGGGAATGTACAATGGCGACCAAGCACGAAAAAAAGTGCTGATTGAACATGGTTTTCGCCTCCCCAGTGCGGCTGATAACCGTCCTCTGAAGTCAGAAGAGTTCTGGGAGAAGGTAAATCAGTGTATTTTTGTTTCTGCAACTCCCGGTAACTGGGAGATAGAACAGTCAGAGGATCGAATTGTACAACAGGTAATCCGTCCGACTGGCGTACTCGATCCAGAAATTTTTGTGCGTCCCACGGAAGGACAAATTGACGACTTGTTAGGTGAGATTAAAGACAGGATTGACAAGCGAGAACGGGTGCTAGTTACTACCTTAACTAAGCGCATGGCGGAGGATTTGACAGAATATTTACAAGAACGAGGAATTCGAGTCCGCTATCTGCACTCAGAAATTAACTCGATTGAGCGAATTGAAATCTTGCAAGAGTTGCGCGAGGGTAATTTCGATGTGCTAATTGGGGTTAACTTGCTCCGAGAAGGGTTGGATTTGCCGGAAGTTTCTCTGGTGGCAATTTTGGATGCAGATAAAGAAGGTTTCTTACGCGCAGAGCGATCGCTTATTCAAACGATTGGTCGTGCGGCTCGTCACGTCCGGGGTCAAGCGATCCTCTATGCTGATAATCTCACCGATAGCATGATCAAAGCGATTGACGAAACCGATCGGCGGCGGGGGATTCAGATGGCATATAACAAGATGCACAACATTACACCCCAACCGATTATCAAAAAAGTCAATAACTCAATTTTGGCTTACCTAGATGTTTCGCGGCGGCTGAATTCTCAACAGTTGGAAGAAATTTACGAACAGGCGGACGATTTGCCTTTAGAGAATATTCCAGAGTTGATTACCCAACTGGAAGCGCAGATGAAGGAAGCAGCAAAGAATTTGCAGTTTGAAGAAGCGGCAAAATACCGCGATCGCATCAAGCATCTGCGAGATAAATTACTCGGTCATTAA
- a CDS encoding serpin family protein has translation MKRPMFSLMVAIASVSIILFGLLGWSMVKNPQAAMGEPRQPGTSPTISQRQKKTVDSRLVAANTKFGFKLFKEILKEDSGKNIFVSPSSVAIALSMTYNGASGDTQQAMAKTLELQGLSLQEVNQSNDALKALLENPDPQVQLTIANSLWAKKGVSFNPNFLQKNRQFYQAQIAELDFRKTSAISDINNWVKQNTRGKINSIVNEIPPDQVLFLINALYFKGTWTKKFDQKQTTTEPFYLSDGTQKQHPMMSQRDKYKYYENDQFQAISLPYGKGKLSLYVFLPKENFKLTNFYQQLNTENWEEWMTQFKTKPGFIQMPRFKMDYDIELNDALKALGMEVAFDSNANFTQMSSIPLQLNQVKHKTFVEVNEAGTEAAAVTAVGVMTTSAPMPEEPFEMIVNRPFFACIRDNQTGTVLFMGSIVEPK, from the coding sequence ATGAAGCGACCAATGTTCAGTTTAATGGTAGCGATCGCATCAGTCAGTATCATCCTATTCGGTTTACTGGGATGGTCGATGGTCAAAAATCCGCAGGCTGCAATGGGCGAACCCAGGCAGCCTGGAACCTCTCCTACCATCAGTCAGCGCCAGAAGAAAACCGTGGATTCGAGACTGGTTGCGGCGAATACAAAATTTGGGTTCAAACTCTTCAAGGAAATTTTAAAAGAGGACAGCGGCAAGAATATTTTTGTGTCGCCTTCTAGTGTAGCGATTGCACTCTCGATGACCTACAACGGTGCTAGCGGCGATACTCAACAAGCAATGGCAAAAACCTTGGAATTGCAAGGATTAAGCCTACAAGAAGTCAATCAATCCAATGACGCCTTGAAAGCGCTCTTAGAAAATCCAGACCCCCAAGTGCAGCTCACCATTGCCAACTCTCTTTGGGCAAAGAAAGGCGTCTCTTTTAACCCAAATTTTCTTCAAAAAAATCGCCAATTTTATCAGGCGCAAATTGCAGAACTAGACTTTAGAAAAACCAGCGCTATATCTGACATTAATAACTGGGTAAAACAAAATACTCGCGGTAAAATCAATTCAATCGTCAACGAAATTCCACCCGATCAAGTGTTATTTTTGATCAACGCTCTTTACTTCAAAGGGACTTGGACAAAGAAATTTGACCAGAAGCAAACAACAACTGAACCGTTCTACCTTTCCGATGGAACTCAGAAACAACACCCAATGATGTCTCAAAGGGATAAATATAAATACTACGAAAACGACCAGTTTCAAGCCATTAGTCTACCCTACGGAAAAGGAAAACTTAGCTTATATGTTTTTCTGCCAAAAGAAAATTTTAAACTTACAAATTTTTACCAGCAGCTAAATACTGAAAACTGGGAGGAATGGATGACCCAATTCAAAACGAAACCGGGCTTTATCCAGATGCCTCGTTTCAAAATGGACTACGACATAGAACTCAACGACGCTCTCAAAGCGCTGGGTATGGAAGTAGCTTTCGACTCAAATGCTAATTTTACTCAGATGAGTTCTATCCCACTCCAGCTCAATCAAGTCAAGCACAAAACCTTTGTCGAAGTGAACGAAGCCGGAACCGAAGCAGCCGCAGTCACTGCCGTCGGAGTAATGACAACATCTGCACCGATGCCAGAGGAACCCTTCGAGATGATTGTTAACCGCCCGTTTTTCGCTTGTATTCGAGATAATCAAACTGGAACCGTTCTATTTATGGGGTCTATTGTGGAACCAAAATGA
- a CDS encoding CsbD family protein, with the protein MSVEDRAKATGKNIEGKAQEALGNITGDPEDKAEGKAKQAEAQVSHTKEDVKDKAKDLVDNA; encoded by the coding sequence ATGAGCGTTGAAGATAGAGCTAAAGCAACCGGCAAAAATATCGAAGGCAAAGCCCAAGAAGCGCTCGGCAATATAACTGGCGATCCAGAAGATAAAGCTGAAGGAAAAGCCAAGCAAGCTGAAGCCCAAGTAAGTCACACCAAAGAAGATGTGAAAGATAAGGCAAAAGATTTGGTTGATAACGCCTAA